The Leishmania braziliensis MHOM/BR/75/M2904 complete genome, chromosome 12 genome window below encodes:
- a CDS encoding putative 3'-nucleotidase/nuclease → MAAFAFHIPVLRAAVVAMLLLVALPTQAWWDKGHMSIAEIARRNLNPDVLEKVQACATALNEVGPFPKSTNIVELGPWADDLKSMGLSTMSSWHFVDHVYNPQNIPLTINPVEIVNVASVIPMLVSAITSPTATSDTIITSVANLIHFVGDVHMPLHSADLFSPEYPLGDLGGNKQIVIVDQAAGTSMKLHAFWDSMCEGPQSNAVRPLDDASYATLSAFVDNLVQTYSFTEEQMMTTNSTVMAAESYELAVKNVYPGISDGTVLSESYKANGKILAGGRVTLAGYRLATILNAALAGVSMDTIMNGTKHIQDEVKVTHTGDTYNYYAYSGVEKGAAAGIFLSSFAIGCLLATAVVIPILYLLRSSPEDILPSDIG, encoded by the coding sequence ATggccgccttcgccttccACATTCCTGTCCTTCGTGCGGCCGTCGttgcgatgctgctgctggtggcacTGCCGACGCAGGCCTGGTGGGACAAGGGCCACATGTCTATCGCCGAGATCGCGCGTCGCAACCTCAACCCCGACGTGCTGGAAAAGGTGCaggcctgcgccaccgctctCAACGAGGTCGGCCCCTTCCCCAAGAGCACGAACATCGTCGAGCTCGGCCCCTGGGCAGACGACCTCAAGTCCATGGGCCTCTCCACCATGTCCAGCTGGCACTTTGTCGACCACGTCTACAACCCGCAGAACATCCCGCTCACCATCAACCCCGTCGAGATTGTCAACGTCGCCTCCGTCATCCCGATGCTCGTCAGCGCCATCACAagccccaccgccacctccgacACCATCATCACCTCTGTCGCAAACCTAATCCACTTCGTCGGAGACGTCCACATGCCGCTGCACAGTGCCGACCTCTTTTCACCCGAGTATCCACTCGGGGACCTCGGCGGCAACAAGCAGATCGTAATCGTCGACCAAGCCGCCGGCACGTCCATGAAGCTGCACGCCTTCTGGGACTCCATGTGCGAGGGCCCGCAGAGCAACGCCGTGCGCCCCCTCGACGACGCCAGCTAcgccaccctctccgccttcGTGGACAACCTCGTCCAAACCTACTCCTTTACCGAGGAGCAGATGATGACCACCAACTCGACCGTCATGGCCGCTGAGAGCTACGAGCTGGCCGTCAAGAACGTCTACCCGGGTATCTCCGACGGTACTGTGCTGTCCGAGTCCTACAAGGCCAACGGCAAGATCCTCGCCGGCGGCCGCGTCACGCTGGCCGGCTACCGCCTCGCCACCATCCTCAACGCCGCGCTCGCCGGTGTGTCCATGGACACCATCATGAACGGCACCAAGCACATACAGGACGAGGTTAAGGTCACTCACACAGGTGACACCTACAACTACTACGCCTACTCTGGCGTCGAGaaaggcgccgccgccggcatcttcctctcctccttcgccatCGGCTGCCTGCTTGCCACCGCCGTTGTGATCCCCATCTTGTACCTgctccgcagcagccccGAGGATATCCTCCCCTCTGACATCGGG